In Devosia sp. XK-2, one DNA window encodes the following:
- the ettA gene encoding energy-dependent translational throttle protein EttA has protein sequence MARQFIYHMHGMSKAYAGGKKVLDNIHLSFYPDAKIGILGPNGSGKSTLLKIMAGIDTEFTGEAWAAEGARIGYLAQEPQLDPALNVLGNVMMGVKEKKDIVDRYNELMMNYSDETADEATKLQDIIDAQNLWDLESQVEVAMEALGCPPGDADVTNLSGGEKRRVALCALLLSKPDLLLLDEPTNHLDAETTAWLERHLREFEGAVLIITHDRYFLDNVTGWILELDRGRGVPYEGNYSAYLDAKAKRFAQEKSEDAARAKVLEREKEWMGQSPQARQAKSKARIKAYDELVKLNEARTQSHTAQIIIPPGERLGQNVITVENLSKSFGDRLLIDDLSFKLPPGGIVGIIGPNGAGKTTLFKMLTGQEKPDSGSITVAENVHLGYVDQSRDALNPNKTVWEEISEGDDVLMLGKREMNSRAYTSAFNFKGGDQQQKVGNLSGGQRNRVHLAKMLKSGANVLLLDEPTNDLDTETLAALEEALEEFAGCAVIISHDRMFLDRLATHMLAFEGDSHVEWFEGNFQDYEADKVRRLGADAVNPKRATYKPLTR, from the coding sequence ATGGCGCGCCAGTTCATCTATCACATGCACGGAATGAGTAAGGCCTATGCCGGCGGCAAGAAGGTGCTGGATAATATCCATCTCTCCTTCTACCCCGATGCCAAGATCGGCATTCTCGGGCCCAATGGCTCGGGCAAGTCGACGCTGCTCAAGATCATGGCCGGCATTGATACCGAATTTACCGGCGAGGCCTGGGCCGCCGAGGGCGCCCGGATCGGCTATCTGGCCCAGGAGCCGCAGCTTGATCCGGCGCTCAATGTGCTGGGCAATGTCATGATGGGCGTCAAGGAAAAGAAGGACATCGTCGACCGCTATAACGAGTTGATGATGAACTATTCCGACGAGACCGCCGATGAGGCGACCAAGCTCCAGGACATTATCGACGCGCAGAACCTGTGGGACCTGGAATCGCAGGTCGAGGTGGCCATGGAAGCCCTTGGCTGCCCGCCGGGCGATGCCGATGTCACCAACCTCTCGGGTGGTGAAAAGCGCCGTGTGGCGCTTTGCGCGCTGCTGCTTTCCAAACCTGACCTCTTGCTGCTCGACGAACCGACCAACCATCTCGATGCCGAGACCACGGCCTGGCTCGAACGGCACCTGCGCGAATTTGAAGGCGCGGTGCTGATCATCACCCACGACCGCTACTTCCTCGACAATGTCACGGGCTGGATTCTCGAACTCGATCGCGGCCGCGGCGTGCCCTATGAGGGCAATTATTCCGCTTACCTCGATGCCAAGGCCAAGCGCTTCGCCCAGGAAAAGAGCGAAGACGCGGCCCGCGCTAAAGTGTTGGAGCGTGAAAAAGAATGGATGGGCCAGTCCCCGCAGGCGCGGCAGGCCAAGTCCAAGGCGCGTATCAAGGCCTATGACGAGCTGGTCAAGCTCAACGAGGCCCGCACCCAGTCCCATACCGCCCAGATCATCATTCCGCCCGGCGAACGCCTGGGTCAGAATGTCATTACCGTCGAAAACCTCTCGAAATCCTTCGGCGACCGACTTCTCATTGACGATCTCAGCTTCAAGCTGCCGCCGGGCGGCATTGTCGGCATTATCGGCCCCAATGGCGCGGGCAAGACCACCCTGTTCAAGATGCTGACCGGCCAGGAAAAGCCCGATAGCGGCTCCATCACCGTCGCCGAAAATGTGCATCTGGGCTATGTCGACCAGAGTCGCGACGCCCTCAATCCCAATAAGACCGTCTGGGAGGAAATCTCCGAGGGCGACGACGTGCTGATGCTGGGCAAGCGGGAGATGAACTCGCGCGCCTACACCTCGGCCTTCAACTTCAAGGGCGGCGACCAGCAGCAGAAAGTGGGCAATCTCTCGGGCGGGCAGCGCAACCGCGTGCACCTGGCCAAAATGCTCAAATCCGGCGCCAATGTCCTGCTCCTCGACGAACCGACCAACGATCTGGACACCGAAACCCTGGCCGCCCTCGAAGAAGCGCTGGAGGAATTCGCCGGCTGCGCCGTGATCATCAGCCACGACCGCATGTTCCTCGACCGCCTGGCCACGCACATGCTGGCCTTCGAGGGCGATAGCCATGTCGAATGGTTCGAAGGCAATTTCCAGGACTATGAGGCGGACAAAGTCCGCAGGCTTGGTGCCGACGCGGTCAATCCGAAGCGGGCAACGTATAAGCCGCTGACGCGGTAG
- a CDS encoding DUF2461 domain-containing protein → MSDTFDHFPELTLHFLAGITQNNEKAWFDANRDLYEAGYVEAGKAFVAQMAPRLAAISPEVHAEPRVNGSIMRVNRDVRFSKDKRPYKTHLDFWFWHGDKKGWNTPGFYLRITPDQVFLGTGMHGFDKETLDSFRHAVVLPRSGKALQAAIASVQAAGDYAIGEKTRKKPPRGFEVGPDRAEFLLFEGLTATITLPGTAAYTPGFVDLCARHFAATWPVGQWLLTEL, encoded by the coding sequence ATGAGCGATACGTTCGATCATTTCCCCGAACTGACGCTGCATTTTCTGGCTGGCATAACCCAGAACAATGAAAAGGCCTGGTTTGACGCCAATCGCGATCTCTACGAGGCCGGTTATGTCGAAGCGGGCAAGGCCTTCGTCGCGCAGATGGCGCCAAGGCTGGCTGCCATTTCGCCAGAGGTCCACGCTGAGCCCCGCGTCAACGGTTCAATCATGCGGGTCAATCGCGATGTGCGCTTCTCCAAGGACAAGCGGCCCTACAAGACGCATCTCGATTTCTGGTTCTGGCATGGCGACAAGAAGGGTTGGAATACGCCCGGCTTCTATCTCCGCATCACGCCCGATCAGGTCTTTTTGGGTACCGGCATGCATGGTTTCGACAAGGAGACGCTGGATAGTTTCCGCCATGCGGTAGTGTTGCCGCGCTCCGGCAAGGCCCTGCAGGCCGCCATTGCGTCCGTGCAGGCCGCGGGTGATTACGCCATAGGGGAAAAGACCCGCAAAAAGCCGCCACGCGGCTTCGAGGTCGGTCCCGACCGTGCTGAATTCCTGCTTTTCGAGGGCCTGACCGCAACGATCACTCTGCCGGGCACCGCGGCCTATACCCCCGGCTTTGTCGATCTCTGCGCCAGGCATTTCGCGGCCACCTGGCCGGTTGGACAATGGCTGCTCACTGAACTTTAG
- the rarD gene encoding EamA family transporter RarD has translation MTLPEQAPELAAESVTTRGADAGETRKGVVAALSAYLFWGFLPILFHLLDQAGSVLIVAERTLWSLVLLTLFIAFTGGFSEIRSVLADFRRMRVIAMSALLLVCNWLLYVWAVETGQVLEASFGYFINPLVNVAIGMVLLGERQNRMQSVAIAIAAVAILIQAAGIGRVPLIALGLAFSFGFYGFIRKTAQTGPATGLFAETLVAAPLAMGYVIFDIVHNGVGVHADPTLMLLLIATGPATAVPLLLFAYGVRRLRLTTIGMFQYLAPSIQFLLAIMLFGEELNPMRLLSFALIWLSLAVFSWDSFSQRRRMAV, from the coding sequence ATGACCCTTCCCGAACAAGCCCCCGAACTGGCCGCCGAGAGCGTGACGACGCGCGGGGCCGATGCTGGCGAGACGCGAAAAGGCGTCGTCGCGGCGCTGTCCGCCTATCTGTTCTGGGGCTTCCTGCCGATCCTGTTCCATCTGCTCGATCAGGCCGGTTCGGTGCTGATCGTGGCCGAGCGCACGCTCTGGTCGCTGGTTCTGCTGACCCTGTTCATCGCCTTCACCGGCGGTTTTAGCGAAATCCGGTCGGTGCTGGCCGATTTCCGCCGCATGCGGGTGATCGCCATGTCAGCCCTGCTGCTGGTGTGCAATTGGCTGCTCTATGTCTGGGCGGTGGAAACGGGCCAGGTGCTTGAGGCCAGTTTCGGCTATTTCATCAATCCGCTGGTCAATGTGGCCATCGGCATGGTGCTTCTAGGCGAACGGCAGAACCGCATGCAGTCCGTGGCGATTGCCATTGCGGCGGTGGCCATTCTCATCCAGGCGGCCGGCATTGGCCGCGTGCCGCTCATCGCGCTGGGCCTGGCCTTTTCTTTCGGGTTTTACGGCTTCATTCGCAAAACCGCGCAGACAGGCCCGGCTACCGGCCTGTTTGCCGAAACGCTGGTGGCCGCGCCACTGGCCATGGGCTATGTCATCTTCGACATTGTGCACAATGGCGTGGGCGTTCATGCCGATCCCACCCTTATGCTCCTGCTGATCGCCACCGGACCGGCGACGGCTGTGCCGCTCCTGCTCTTTGCCTACGGTGTTCGGCGGCTACGCCTGACCACGATCGGCATGTTCCAATATCTCGCGCCGTCCATTCAGTTCCTCCTGGCCATTATGCTGTTTGGCGAAGAACTCAATCCGATGCGCTTGTTGAGCTTTGCGCTGATCTGGTTGTCGCTGGCGGTATTTTCCTGGGACAGTTTCAGCCAACGGCGCCGCATGGCCGTTTAA
- a CDS encoding alpha-amylase family protein has product MANLWYKNAIVYCVDVKSFMDSNGDGTGDFIGLADRLDHLERLGVTCIWLNPFYPSPRRDNGYDISDYYGIDPALGTLGDFVEFIQAAEDRGMRVIVDLVVNHTSDQHHWFQSARADRASPYRDWYVWRDEKPDSITDGIVFPGVQKATWTYDQTAKAWYMHRFYKFQPDLNTTNPAVRQEILKIMGFWLALGVSGFRVDAVPFLIEPRGVLTDKPVADPHALLTEIHDFLSWRKAEAILLAEANINYEEAPSYFAAGDRMTMVFDFSGNEQLFLSLARETAAPLRHALAVRPEPGGMGQWAVFLRNHDELNLGGLTEQERQECFARFGPEPDMQIYERGLRRRLAPMLDGDPARLKMAFSLLLALPGTPVIWYGDEIGMGEDLSLHEREAVRTPMQWSPHPNGGFSTAPKKHLVRPVVDSGEFGYHKVNAAMETQHRNSFFHAIADMVSARRSAPEIGWGGVHIIDIGDDEVLVLSSSWRGARIITAHNFSSKPKVFHLAEEGIDELMPMLTESPSGPLRGDSEISLSPHGYCWLRCNGERR; this is encoded by the coding sequence ATGGCCAATCTCTGGTACAAGAACGCAATCGTCTATTGCGTTGATGTCAAAAGCTTCATGGACTCCAATGGCGATGGCACGGGCGATTTCATCGGCCTGGCCGACCGGCTCGACCATCTCGAGCGCCTGGGCGTCACCTGCATCTGGCTCAACCCCTTCTATCCCTCGCCGCGCCGCGACAATGGCTATGATATTTCCGACTATTACGGCATCGATCCGGCGCTCGGCACGCTGGGCGATTTTGTGGAGTTCATCCAGGCAGCCGAAGACCGGGGCATGCGGGTGATCGTGGATCTGGTGGTCAACCACACATCGGACCAGCACCACTGGTTTCAATCGGCGCGGGCGGATCGGGCCTCGCCCTATCGCGACTGGTATGTCTGGCGGGACGAAAAGCCCGACAGCATCACCGACGGCATCGTCTTTCCCGGTGTCCAGAAGGCAACATGGACCTATGACCAGACCGCCAAGGCCTGGTATATGCACCGCTTCTACAAATTCCAGCCCGATCTCAATACGACCAACCCGGCCGTACGGCAGGAAATCCTCAAGATCATGGGGTTCTGGCTGGCCCTGGGCGTCTCGGGTTTCCGGGTCGATGCGGTGCCGTTCCTCATCGAGCCACGTGGGGTGCTGACCGACAAGCCGGTGGCCGACCCGCACGCGCTGCTGACCGAAATTCACGACTTCCTCTCCTGGCGCAAGGCCGAGGCGATCCTGCTCGCGGAGGCCAATATCAACTACGAGGAGGCGCCGAGCTATTTTGCCGCCGGCGACCGCATGACCATGGTCTTCGACTTCTCCGGCAATGAACAATTGTTCCTCTCGCTGGCGCGCGAAACGGCCGCGCCTTTGCGGCACGCTCTCGCGGTAAGGCCGGAACCGGGCGGCATGGGCCAGTGGGCCGTGTTCCTGCGCAATCACGACGAGCTCAATCTGGGTGGCCTGACCGAGCAGGAGCGCCAAGAATGTTTTGCGCGCTTCGGTCCGGAGCCGGACATGCAGATCTATGAGCGCGGGCTGCGCCGCCGCCTGGCGCCCATGCTGGATGGCGATCCGGCGCGGCTGAAAATGGCGTTCTCGCTGCTGCTGGCCCTGCCGGGAACGCCGGTCATCTGGTACGGCGACGAAATCGGCATGGGCGAAGACCTGTCCCTGCATGAACGCGAGGCGGTGCGCACGCCCATGCAATGGTCACCCCATCCCAATGGCGGTTTTTCCACCGCGCCCAAAAAGCACCTGGTGCGCCCGGTGGTCGATAGCGGCGAATTCGGATATCACAAGGTCAATGCGGCCATGGAAACGCAACACCGCAATTCCTTCTTCCATGCCATTGCCGACATGGTCTCGGCCCGCCGCTCGGCGCCGGAAATCGGCTGGGGCGGTGTACACATCATCGATATCGGCGATGACGAAGTGCTGGTTCTCTCCAGCAGCTGGCGCGGCGCCAGGATTATTACCGCCCACAATTTCTCCAGCAAACCCAAGGTCTTCCACCTGGCAGAGGAAGGGATAGACGAGCTCATGCCGATGTTGACGGAATCCCCGTCGGGCCCGCTCAGGGGCGATAGCGAGATATCGCTTTCCCCCCATGGCTATTGCTGGCTGCGCTGCAATGGCGAGCGGCGCTAA
- a CDS encoding host attachment protein — translation MKKTVTWILIVDGTQARVVEHAGPGKGLTTVKGLDWSIPPLQTQDINADRPGRSHSSVGHGRSAMEPKTDPAQHREAEFVRSVASVMEGKAKSGVYDRLVIAAAPIALGNLRKVLSDHVKKTVVAELDKDLTNVPTSQLDRHLDGIIAV, via the coding sequence ATGAAAAAGACAGTGACCTGGATTCTGATCGTCGACGGCACCCAGGCCCGCGTGGTGGAACATGCTGGTCCCGGCAAGGGTCTCACCACAGTCAAAGGCCTCGACTGGTCCATTCCGCCGCTCCAGACCCAGGACATCAATGCCGACCGTCCCGGCCGCAGCCATTCTTCGGTAGGGCATGGCCGCAGCGCCATGGAGCCCAAGACCGACCCCGCCCAGCACCGGGAGGCCGAATTCGTCCGCTCGGTCGCCAGTGTGATGGAGGGCAAGGCCAAGTCCGGCGTCTATGACCGCCTGGTCATCGCCGCCGCTCCGATTGCCCTGGGCAATCTACGCAAGGTGCTGTCCGACCACGTGAAGAAAACGGTGGTGGCAGAGCTCGACAAGGACCTCACCAATGTCCCCACCTCGCAACTGGACCGGCATCTGGACGGGATTATCGCCGTCTGA
- a CDS encoding alpha/beta hydrolase, producing the protein MSADPFTFEIGGATLSGLEQGEGLPVIFLHAGVCDKRMWGAQMSAVADAGWHAIAYDRRGYGETTSPDEPFSHLDDLEALLDEMEIHAAIFVGCSMGGGLAVDFALTHPGRVMGLVLIGTSITGAPWSATAEERAIEMAEEDAWERGEIELLNRVQAHEWLDGPRGRSGRVGGATRELFFDMNALALNKPALTQEEALPDAWTRVEDVAAPTLLIVGDEDFTALIDRHDTLSETMPNAFAVVLEGAAHIPSIEKPELVNSLLLQFLDAFAGAESDEDSDQ; encoded by the coding sequence ATGAGCGCGGACCCCTTCACCTTTGAGATTGGCGGCGCGACGCTGAGCGGTCTCGAACAGGGGGAGGGGCTGCCCGTTATTTTCCTGCATGCCGGTGTCTGCGACAAACGCATGTGGGGCGCGCAGATGTCCGCCGTCGCCGATGCGGGCTGGCATGCCATCGCCTATGACCGGCGTGGCTATGGCGAAACCACGAGCCCGGACGAGCCGTTCAGCCATCTCGACGACCTCGAGGCTCTGCTCGACGAGATGGAGATTCACGCCGCCATATTTGTCGGTTGTTCCATGGGTGGCGGCCTGGCTGTCGATTTTGCGCTCACCCATCCTGGAAGGGTGATGGGTCTGGTGCTGATCGGCACTTCGATCACCGGCGCGCCCTGGAGCGCTACGGCGGAAGAACGGGCCATTGAAATGGCCGAGGAAGACGCCTGGGAGCGCGGCGAGATCGAACTGCTCAATCGCGTGCAGGCGCATGAATGGCTCGATGGTCCGCGCGGCCGGAGCGGGCGTGTCGGCGGGGCGACGCGCGAATTGTTTTTCGATATGAATGCCCTGGCGCTCAACAAGCCGGCCCTGACGCAGGAAGAGGCTCTGCCCGATGCCTGGACCCGGGTCGAAGATGTGGCGGCGCCAACCCTGCTGATCGTGGGGGATGAGGATTTTACCGCCCTGATCGACCGCCATGACACGCTTTCCGAGACCATGCCCAATGCTTTTGCGGTGGTGCTGGAGGGCGCGGCCCATATTCCCAGCATCGAGAAGCCTGAGCTCGTCAATTCGTTGCTCCTGCAGTTTCTCGACGCTTTTGCGGGCGCGGAAAGCGACGAAGATTCAGACCAATAG